A segment of the Sphingomonas kaistensis genome:
CCGCGGCGGGAGCGGAGCGCAAGCCACGCCCCCGCCGCGGTTGACGGTTTAGCGGCTCAGAAGCCGACCCGGACGCCGCCGTGGACGCTTACTTCGTTACCCTGGTCCTTGCCGGCGGTGGTGCTTCCGGCAACGTCGAGCTGGATGTTACGGGCGATCTGGGCCGAGGCACCGCCCGAGAAGCGGGTGTAGAGGCCGGTGTCGCGCTCACCCAGGCTGAAGCGGTTGACGATGGTCGGGCTCGACACCTGCGAGAAGACCAGGGTGCGGCTGTCGCCGTCGAAGTCCTTTTCGAGCATCGCCGCGGCATAGGGACGAAGGCTGCTTCCGCCGGCGGAGAAGTCGCCGCGAAGCTCGAGGCCTGCGCCGCCGACCAGCGCCGAATAGCGCTGCGACCCGACGTTGAGGCGAAGGGCGCCGTCACCGGTTTCGGTATAGCCGTCGACCTTGGCCCGGGCGTAGTCGATCGACGCGACCGGGCCGACCCGGAGCGGCCCGACATTGGCCAGGAAACCGACCTTGGCACCGGCGATCAGGTGACTGCCCTCGGGCTCGGCGGTCAGCGTATCGATCACCGCCGCGCGGCGGATGTCATAATCGGTGCGGCCGTACCCGGCATGGCCCTGCGCGAAGACCGGGCCGAGCGCGTAGGCGGCGTAGATGCCGCCCTGCCAGCTGTTGCCGTTGAGGCGGGCGCTATTGTTGGCCAGCCTGGCCTTGCCGCGGCTGATGCCGGCAGCGAAGCCGATCAGGCCGTTGCCGCCGAAGCCGAATTCGGCCCCGGCGGTGGCGCCGACGCTGTCGACGTCGAAGGCATCGGTGACAAAGCTGTTCTCGATGTCGCGGCTGAAGCTGTCGCCCATCACGAACAGGCGGGCGCCTTCCAGCACCTCGCCGTCGCGCGGCGAACCGAGGTCCATCCGGCTGTTGAGGGTCCGGCCGAACTGGCGTGCCTGGTCGAGCGCCAGGTCGCTGGTCGCGCCGAGATTGAGCGGCGCCTGCAGCTGGCGCTGCACATATTGCCCGACCACTGCGAAGCCGTCGGAGCTGAGGTGCAGGGCGTCGACGTAGAACAGGTAGCCGTCGCAGCCGCTCAGCACATTGGCCTGGGTCGGTGCGCAAACGACGCCGTTGGGCAGGCCATAGGCCGCGCCATTGGCCTGGATCGATCCGAGCACCGCGCTGAGGTCGAGATAGTGGACCACCACGCCGCGCGACGCATAGCCGGCAAGCGTCTGCTGCAGCGCATTGTTGTAGGTGGTCGAGAAGGTGTTGCGGACCGCCTGGGCCGACGGATTGGTGGCGACTTCCGGCAGCAACGCGGTGTTGCCGGCAAGGAAGCTGATGGTCGGCGCGCCAGCCGCGACCAGCCGGTCAAGCTGGGTCCGGCTCGCGGCGATCGCGTCGTTCACCGTGAAGCTGCCGTAGAGGCCCTGCTGGAAGTAGCGCGCGTCGTTGCCACCGATCGACACGGTCAGAAGGTCGCCCCGGCCAAAGGTCGGAACGCCATTGGGGAAAGCGCTGGCCTGCGTTCCGACATTGAGGAAATTGTCGACCTCGAACTGGAAATCGAACGTGGTCGCCGGGGCACCGCGAACGGCGCTTGCACCGCCAATGGCGAAATTCTCGACCGGCGCGCCAAGCAGCAGCGACAAGGTGTCGATATAGTTCGTTCCGCCCGAGAAGCGCCCGGTCGGGTAGATCCCGCCCTGGAAGGTCGCCGGGTTGAGCCCGGTCAGCCGGAACAGGTTGCCCGTGTCGGCATAGCTGTCGCCGAACGCCACGATACGGGTGATGCGCTGGGCATCGGCGGGAGCCGCGAACCCGAGTGCGAGTGCGGCAGTGGCCCCGAGCAGGGCGCGAGCGCCAAGACGCTGAATCATGTGTGTTTCCTCCCCGGCCAAACATGGCCCCAGGACACAGCTATGCCTTCGCTGGCCGCGCGGTGACAAGTGGCCGCGGCGCAACAGTGAGGCTAGAGCCCGAGCCGCTCGCGATGGTCGGCGTCGAGGAGGTCGTGAAACTCCGGATGACGCTTCATGTAGGTGGCGTAGAAGCTGCAGGCGGGGACGACCTGCAAGCCTTCGTCCCGCGCCCAGTCGAGCGACGCCTTGGCGATGGCCGACCCGATACCCTGGCCTTCGTGATGCGGGGGCACCACGGTGTGCGGGAACAGCACCTTGCCGTCGCGCAGCCGATAATCGGCAAAGGCGACGTGGCCGTCGTCGAGCCGGAGCTCGAAGCGTCCGGCGGCCTCGTTGCGGATCACCTCTCTCATCCGACCACCAGCCCGCGGCATTCGCCGAGCCCGATCGGGACGAAGCCGTCGGCCTGGGCCCGTGCGGTCAGCACCAGTTCGTCGCCATCCTCGAGGAAGCTGCGGGTCTCCCCGGTCGGCAAGGTCAGCGGCTCCTTGCCGCCCTTGCTGATCTCCAGCAGCGATCCCAGCCCGTCGGACGCGGCGGTCGACAGCGTGCCGGTCCCGATCAGGTCGCCGGGCTGGAGATTGCAGCCGTTGCAGCTGTGATGGGCGATAATCTGCTCCACCGTCCAGTACATCGCATCGCTCGCCTGGCCCTGGCTCAGGCGATGCGGCGCCATGCCGGCGTCGCGCATCGCCTGCGTGGTCAAGGCCGCGCCCACGGTCAGGCCGAGGCCCGGCCTGGCCGACCCGCCGGAGAGATAGGGCAGGGGCTCCGGGTCGCCTTCCGGCCGCGCGAAGCCATCGACCATGAACGGCGCCAGCGCCTCGGGCGTCACCACGAACGGCGACACGCTGGTCAGGAAGTTCTTGGCCAGGAACGGGCCAAGCGGCTGATATTCCCACGCCTGCAGGTCGCGCGCCGACCAGTCGTTGAGCAGGCAATAGCCGGCGATCGCCTCCTCGGCCTCGTCGATCGGGATCGCCTCGCCCAGCGCATTGCCCGGGCCGATCCAGACGCCGAGCTCCAGTTCATAGTCGAGCCGGCGCGACGGACCGAACACCGGCGCATCGGCCTCCGGCGGCTTGCGCTGCCCGCTCGGGCGCACCACCGGCTGGCCCGATACGCGGACGCTGGAAGCCCGGCCGTGATAGCCGATCGGCACATATTTATAGTTGGGAAGCAGCGGATTGTCGGGGCGAAACTGCTTGCCGACATTGGTCGCGTGATGGATGCCGACGTAGAAGTCGGTGTAGTCGCCGATGATGGTCGGCAGGTGCATGGTCGCTTCCGACTGGCCGATCAGCGCGGGATCGACCGCATCGCGATAGGTCTCGTCGGACAGCAGTTGAGACAATCGCTGGCGAAGCGCGACGCGCGGGCCGCGGCCGAGTGCCAGGAAGGCGTTCAGAACTGGCTGGCGCAGCTCCTCTACCCAGACATCGCCGAGCGCCTCGGCGATCGCCGGCAGGTCGACCAGGAAATCGCCGATCGCGACCCCCGCCACCCGCTCGCGCCCCTCGCTGGAGAAGATGCACAGGGGCAGGTTCTGCACCGGGAAGTCGAGGTGGCCATTGGCGCTGTCGACCCAGCTGGTGCGCGCGGGATCGTGGGTGTCGTCGATCCTCATGGCAGGCGCGCCTTGGGGAAGTCGGCCCAGGCCGCGTCATAATCGGGCTGCGCGCGGCTCAATGCTCCTTCCGGCACCTCGAACGGCCAGCAGCTTTCAACCATGAACGCCATGGTCCCGTCGATCTTGTGGGGTTTCAATTCGGCCTCGCTCGCCTTGCGCCAGGTTTCGACGTCGGGGCCGTGCCCGCTCATCATGTTGTGGAGGCTGAGGCCGCCGGGCTGGAAGCCTTCGGCCTTGGCATCGTAGGCGCCGGTCAGCAGCCCCATGCATTCGCTCATCACGTTGCGGTGGAACCACGGCGGGCGGAAAGTGTCCTCGGCCACCATCCAGCGCGGCGGGAAGATGACGAAGTCGACATTGGCGCGGCCGACCATGTGCGAGGGCGAGGTCAGGACGGTGAAAATCGACGGGTCGGGATGGTCGAAGCTGACGGTGCCGATCGCGTTGAAGTGCGCCAGGTCGTAGCGGCAGGGCGCGAGATTGCCGTGCCATGCGACCACGTCGAGCGGGCTGTGGTCGAGCGTCGTCTTCCACAGTTTGCCGCCATATTTCTGGATCATCTCGGTCGGCTCGTCGCGATCCTCGAACCAGGCGACCGGCGTTTCGAAATCGCGCGGGTTGGCAAGGCCGTTCGCGCCGATCGGCCCGAGGTCCGGAAGGCGGAACGGCGCCCCGTAATTCTCGGCGAGGTAGCCGCGCGCCGAGCCGTCGGGCAGCGCGATCTTGAACCGGACGCCGCGCGGGATCAGCGCGATCTGCCCGGGCGCGATTTCGATCCGGCCAAGCTCGGTCAGCAGGTCGAGCCGGCCCTCCTGCGGAAGGACCAGCAATTCGCCGTCGGCGGACACGAACACTCGGTCGAGCCGCTCCCTGTTGGCGGCATAGAGGTGCACCGCCACGCCCTCCAGTTCGGCCGGCGAGCGGTTGAAAACGGCGGTGGTCAGGCCGTCGATGAAGTCGGTGCCGGGGGCGGGTTCGGCCAGCGGGTCCCAGCGCAGGCGGTTGGGGGCAAGCGGCCCCGAGGCGCGGCATTCCAATCCTGCCGCGCCCTCGTAGGGAGCGAACGGCCGGTGGTCCGCGCTCGGGCGCAGGCGGTACAGCCAGGAGCGGCGGTTCTCGTGCCGTGGCAGGGTGAAGGCGGTGCCCGACAATTGCTCGGTGTAGAGGCCGAAGGCCGGGCGCTGGGGAGAGTTGCGGCCCTTGGGCAGGGCGCCGGGCACTGCCTCGGTGGCATGATGCCCACCGAAGCCGGCCACATAGGCGGGAGAGGAGCTGGTCAGCATGGACCGGCTTTAGGCCGGAGGGGCGGGGGAGGGAAGCTGCGACCAGCCGCCCGCCCCCGCCCGAAGGATCAGTTGACGTTGACGTTGATCGAATCGGGCACCTTGATCTCGGTCTTGGAGCCGCCGAACGTGCCGTTCGAATAAAGAAGGTAGCCGATCGCCAGCACCGCCAGCAGCACGATGACCGCAATCAGGCCGCTGCTTCCGCCGCCGCCGCCCGTGTTCACCACCGTGGTACGCTCGACCACCGGGCCATCATCGATTCCATCGCGATTGAGATCGGCCATGTCATTCCCCTTGATTGTTGTGGCGAAACGAACGCTGCGAGCGACGAACCGTTCCTGTGCGACGTCGGTTTAGTGGTTAACCGCGCGCTTCTCGGCATCGGCGTCGCGCAAGGGATGGCAATCGAAGCGGCCGCGGATGGCGCGATTGAAGTAGGCACCCTTGGACGATGCGGCGGCGAATTCCTCCGCCACCTCGGCCGGCACGCCGAGATACAGATAGCGGCGCCCGGTCGCGAGGCTGAGTTCGAGCGCCCGATGCTCCGGCCAGTAAAGCGCGCC
Coding sequences within it:
- a CDS encoding KTSC domain-containing protein; translated protein: MDSSLIVGALYWPEHRALELSLATGRRYLYLGVPAEVAEEFAAASSKGAYFNRAIRGRFDCHPLRDADAEKRAVNH
- a CDS encoding GNAT family N-acetyltransferase; the encoded protein is MIRNEAAGRFELRLDDGHVAFADYRLRDGKVLFPHTVVPPHHEGQGIGSAIAKASLDWARDEGLQVVPACSFYATYMKRHPEFHDLLDADHRERLGL
- a CDS encoding autotransporter domain-containing protein, translating into MIQRLGARALLGATAALALGFAAPADAQRITRIVAFGDSYADTGNLFRLTGLNPATFQGGIYPTGRFSGGTNYIDTLSLLLGAPVENFAIGGASAVRGAPATTFDFQFEVDNFLNVGTQASAFPNGVPTFGRGDLLTVSIGGNDARYFQQGLYGSFTVNDAIAASRTQLDRLVAAGAPTISFLAGNTALLPEVATNPSAQAVRNTFSTTYNNALQQTLAGYASRGVVVHYLDLSAVLGSIQANGAAYGLPNGVVCAPTQANVLSGCDGYLFYVDALHLSSDGFAVVGQYVQRQLQAPLNLGATSDLALDQARQFGRTLNSRMDLGSPRDGEVLEGARLFVMGDSFSRDIENSFVTDAFDVDSVGATAGAEFGFGGNGLIGFAAGISRGKARLANNSARLNGNSWQGGIYAAYALGPVFAQGHAGYGRTDYDIRRAAVIDTLTAEPEGSHLIAGAKVGFLANVGPLRVGPVASIDYARAKVDGYTETGDGALRLNVGSQRYSALVGGAGLELRGDFSAGGSSLRPYAAAMLEKDFDGDSRTLVFSQVSSPTIVNRFSLGERDTGLYTRFSGGASAQIARNIQLDVAGSTTAGKDQGNEVSVHGGVRVGF
- the hmgA gene encoding homogentisate 1,2-dioxygenase — translated: MLTSSSPAYVAGFGGHHATEAVPGALPKGRNSPQRPAFGLYTEQLSGTAFTLPRHENRRSWLYRLRPSADHRPFAPYEGAAGLECRASGPLAPNRLRWDPLAEPAPGTDFIDGLTTAVFNRSPAELEGVAVHLYAANRERLDRVFVSADGELLVLPQEGRLDLLTELGRIEIAPGQIALIPRGVRFKIALPDGSARGYLAENYGAPFRLPDLGPIGANGLANPRDFETPVAWFEDRDEPTEMIQKYGGKLWKTTLDHSPLDVVAWHGNLAPCRYDLAHFNAIGTVSFDHPDPSIFTVLTSPSHMVGRANVDFVIFPPRWMVAEDTFRPPWFHRNVMSECMGLLTGAYDAKAEGFQPGGLSLHNMMSGHGPDVETWRKASEAELKPHKIDGTMAFMVESCWPFEVPEGALSRAQPDYDAAWADFPKARLP
- the fahA gene encoding fumarylacetoacetase, giving the protein MRIDDTHDPARTSWVDSANGHLDFPVQNLPLCIFSSEGRERVAGVAIGDFLVDLPAIAEALGDVWVEELRQPVLNAFLALGRGPRVALRQRLSQLLSDETYRDAVDPALIGQSEATMHLPTIIGDYTDFYVGIHHATNVGKQFRPDNPLLPNYKYVPIGYHGRASSVRVSGQPVVRPSGQRKPPEADAPVFGPSRRLDYELELGVWIGPGNALGEAIPIDEAEEAIAGYCLLNDWSARDLQAWEYQPLGPFLAKNFLTSVSPFVVTPEALAPFMVDGFARPEGDPEPLPYLSGGSARPGLGLTVGAALTTQAMRDAGMAPHRLSQGQASDAMYWTVEQIIAHHSCNGCNLQPGDLIGTGTLSTAASDGLGSLLEISKGGKEPLTLPTGETRSFLEDGDELVLTARAQADGFVPIGLGECRGLVVG